TGTCCAGCGTCTCTGGGCTCCATTTGCACAGTCCTGCTGTTGGGAGAGCCTACCACCAATCCCTGCTGTGTCAGGAAGTTGACAAGGTTTGGAGAGCTGGGGGGTTTGGGGAATTCAAATGGAGGCATAGCCTGCGACAAGAGGCATGAGAGAGCAACTATTTACACGGTGTGCTACTATTTATATTGTGTGAACCataaaagacacacaaaaatgactCACCCTAGAGGGGGAGCCCAAGATGGTGGGCAGTGGGGTTCGCTGCATCAGATCACTTAGGCGGGGGGAAGAATGCAGCGGACGAACAGTCATTAGGCCTGCCGTGGGGACCACTACTGGATCTGAGTGCTGTTTTCTGATCTTTTGTCTGCCACCGCCAGTGGTACATTCCAAGAGACAGGGGGCACTGTGGAGCCGTGTCCCCAATCCCGTGGCAACAGGGGAGTGCTTCTGAGCAGTTGGCCTGGATTCAGCATGCTGAGCCCCTgcaagtgggggggggaggtCAAATGATTTCCAAGATGGACATTTGGCAGTATAACAATAACTTATCAAACAGGACAAATAGAGCACTCGGCAATTCCCGTCTAGTTCGGGTGTCCATTTTGAGGCAGCAGGAGGGAGACGGTGATGACATTTGTTCATGTCATCAAAGAATGACTcagaaataattacatttacttaattatatgtggaaaaatggcacacgttcaacaaaaaaaaaattcatatggTCTCACGCGGTTCGCAGTGAGCACTGGCAGATGATAACTCTTTCCAGTCACTATTTCTAGAACGCACTTATCTACCATGAAATTAATATGATAATCTACAGTTTTAAAGGTCAACAATGAGGGAAtgaatttataataataattatatacatatgataaaaaaaatactttttttccccaagagttACACAATAGTAAGATGTTAAATTCTCGtactttattgttttaatggAGGTatattttttgctatttttttgtaaGGCATTTTATTGATTCTTACATAGTGAGAGGGAAAAAGCATCTTTGAGTGAGTGCCTCAttaactactaaaaaaaagcccaaaaatCTGCCATTAGAGTTAGGTAATACATCATACTATAATTAGAGTAGTTAAGGTGAGGGAAAGAAAACTAAAAGCCTTTCAGCTACCTTGAGGGGAATACTGAAACGGTCTCGCTCCTCCCAGTGAGAGCCTTCGGGTGGTGGCCACTGTTCCGTAAGGTGGAGAAGGCCCAGTCCTCGCAAAGCCCAATGGACTTCCACTGCTGCAACGGTGTACCGGAGTGGAGAGCCTAATGAAGTTCAGTCAAGTTAAAACCCGTGGATAGCAATACACGCAAtcgcaatgtgtttggagataCACACCGGGGCGAGCCATCTTGTTTTGTTGTATAAAATTGCTGCTCCAAACGCTGGTAGTTGTGCACCTGAGTGGGAACTGGGATGGGCAGGGAGTGACCGTGGTTGCCCCCGGGGCCTGCATAGTTACACCCTGAGGACTCACTGGGCCTGCcaggaagatttaaaaaataaataaataaataaataaataataataaaaaaaagcttcataTAAATTATGACATAAGACAGAAGGCTTTGTGGGTTAGTAATGATGCAACATTTTGAACTGTTGCCAAGAACAAATTTCACACCAACACTGTGTTCCATCCATTGGTTTAGTTGTGAAAAACTCATGCATATCTACCTTTGACAAAATACATTATCAGCAACAGAACTACAATTGAGAATGTTACCATTTTAAAGGCATTCCTCTGGCTTGATTAACTTTAATGTCCAACATTTCAGGATCATTTTGTAGCCCAATACTTAGCTTAATTGCGTTCTAAATAATGAAATGACATTACTCGAGAGAAAATTCAACTCTGTGCTGTTGTTACCTGACACGACTGGGGGAGCCACTGTAGGAGGGCGAATGTGGAGGCGATTTGGCTTGGCCGCACAAACCGGCAGAAATCAGGAGAGAGCTTGACAAACAGGATGAAAAGTAAAGTATTTACTATGCGAAAAGAGATCACGCTACTTCATGAACATTCCACTTCGAGGTAATAATTGTTTATCAAAACAAGTCACAAGCTTCTTCTTACCCACTGTTCATTAGACTGTCCTGCAGCATTTTACTCTCACTCGTCAGCTCAGCCGCTGCAGGAGATAACCACATATCTTATACATTTATAGGTAATCTTATACTTCTATTATCTGTTATTTGTACAATTAAGGTGCTGTGGTGGGTTAATGGACATCCGAATGAAAACCAAGTGTCTTGCACTCGCTTACGGTTGAAGTGAGCGGGCACAATGACAAAGTCGTCCGTGTCACAGGAGGAGGAGTTTTTGCTGCTGCCGCCTCCTCCGGATGAATCTTTGAGGAGAAACCCGGTGGCCTCCTGGGTGGGGGAGGCCAGCGCTTTGGCACGCAAATGTTGCGCATCGCCGAGAGATTGCTGCAGAGGCAGGGAAGTAAGTGAGCAAAATTGAACAAATGACAACCCAACAATGGACGGAGACAACACAACAATAGAGCGAAGATGCAAATAAGAGGGAGGATTAATTAGGTGTGGACCTGGGTGGCCTCTTGGCACCATAAAGACCTTTGTTAATTATTTACGCACAGATGGGGTGATACACTGAAGATTTGATAAACACAAACCGGTGGAGAGGCCAGGTGCGAGGTGGAGGAGCTGCTGCAAGAGCTGGCTGAGGCGGAACTGGGAAAGCAGGTCATTGTTACCGTTGGAGTTGCTAGGAGGAAAAACAGGAACAAGATAACCGTTttccatttttactttactGTGTTACATTTTTACTTCTGTCTAGCAGAAATTCAACAATCACAACATTCAAATagaatctgattttttttttcaggaaaatggTAACTTACTCTTTTTTATGGACGAACTTGTGGCTTCCAAGAAGGGATGAGCAAAAAACTCATCTGTAGACAAAATAGGTTAACaaacagattaattttgtatattttatgatttttctctttaatatccaggactcccgcaacccttatgaggattagtggtttagaaaatggatctaTGTGCCTTTACTGAACTGACTGTTGTAACAAAGCAGCTGCCTGCAAAGGATCGATGAAGTATCACGTGGCTTGTTTAAATAAGagcaaaaaaaagtgtcatggaAAGGTGGAACACAAAGGCAAACAAAGCCTGAGGCTCAGAACAAAACCCAACCACATTCAAATACAGAAGCCAACTGTAAGTAAGATATTATTTGCGTCCCAGCCAACGGATTCTTGCGGTGGTGCACATGAAAGCTAGCAAGCGACAGTGAGTTCAACAAAACTTCTACAAAATGTCCTGCCCGTATACATAGGACCACTTGGAGCACCTACGCTTGTTTACTTTCCACCACTGTTTGTTGTAATTATGCACAGCATTGCAATATATTAGCTCTCATCACTGTTGCCCAACCAGACTTGCTGTTTTCCTGTTCTCATTTGACTTCTTCCTTATGCGGGTAGTTTTGCGTCGAGAATTGCACTCACCAAACTCCATACGGTCTTTGTGATTGCGCTGCAGGAGGCCCCGTAGGAGATGCCTCAAATGGCTGGAAGTCTCTCTGGGAATGCTGCACAGAGAGAACACCATGATCATTCTGTGCTGTAGATGACTTTAAAGGACTTAGATCGTCAAATAATGGAAACATGCAACACATGCACTGAAATCTGCAGCCATTATCATCTTAATGTGTACGGTATTTCACTTCAAAACGTGACcttaatttatttacaaaaaaatcgaTTTCCAATAACAACTTATGTTACATACAAAAGAACAATAATATGGCAATTTTACTTATACTTACTTGGGGCTGAGATTCTTGTTTTTCTCATAAAACATTCTAAGATCCTGGGGGCTGCTGGCCTAAAGGTGACAGAAAGGCTAATTAGTTTCAGCACTATTCTTTGCAttctaaaacattttaatacataTCAGCGTGATGTCAGAGAGGTGAAGACAgagatgagggaaaaaaagttacaaaaagtaCAAGACACACTTTAATACGATTTTAATAGAGCATGAAAAAGTTTAGTTTatagaaaaatatttggaattagTTCAGCAAAGTGATTCCCGATAGACCAACTAACAGCATCGAGAATATTTGAGCACTTATTGAACTGACATTTCATTACCTTCAATGTTGACATGTCAAACGTGTTAGCAAAACGGTGGTTCAGCTCGCATCATTAACATTCTGGAGTCGGGAATGTGCTCCCTGGTGAAGTCTAACATTTGCTCTGCTTTTCAGCTCAATAATAACTTTACCGTTcaggcgattttttttttttttagttagctTGTCTGGAGCCTAAAATGATGGCGTGTTATTTTACCACAATAGTCTCTTGTGTACCTGGAAAGGAGCTTTCCCAGTCAGGCACTGGAACACGATGGTCCCGATGCTCCACAAGTCAGCCTTGGCATCATAGTTTTGGGACATAATGACCTCAGGTGCCTTGCGggggaagaaggaaaaaaaatagcttccaTCAATATTTTTATGGACTTCCATGATGAAGACGAAGGAGGTGATTAAGCAtcatttttacaatgtttttttttttaagctcggCTTTGGAACACTCTTAAAAAGGTCACAGCAGAAAACATTGTCCAAAgcttaaaagaaagaaaatcaattCTGATTAAATGATGCAGATAATTCTTTAActgcttgcatttttttaaaatgcttatGATGTACTTGTGTTCATGTGCTCTCATTACCATGTACATAGGTGACCCGCAAAGAGTTGCTGCCATCATGTTGTTCTGGAGGTACCTGGCAAAACCAAAGTCCGCTGTGGAAAGAGTTTAGGGGATAAGACAGTGAATTGCAGAGTTGCTGTATAATCAATAGTATTtctgttatttaaaaaatatatactttacaACGTCTGGTACATTGTCTGCATGTCAGTTAGGAACAGACCAATTATTTGTTGGTGCTATTGTGAGTAAAGATATATGCGTTTGATGCATATCagcagtctttttttcttttaccaatTTTGATGCAGGTGTTGTTGGAGTGGGATTTCCGTCCTTGTGGGTACGAGAGCAGAATGTTCTGGGGTTTGAGATCCCGATGGATGATGCCTTTAGCCTGCAGGATCCTCATGGCACCCGCAATCTGCTGCAAGAAAACGCGAATGGTGTCTTCGCTCAGCGTGCCTTTTGCTGTGGAGAGACAACAGTGTGTTTTTGCTAGTCTtactataaaacaacaaaatcagccTATGGCTGTTCATTGTTAATAGCATCTATATACACTTCACTTACAGTGTAGGTAGTCGGCAAGGTCACCGCCGTTACAGTACTGCAatgtgaagaggaaaaaaaagaattaggaGGAACGGCCATCACCACCAAGCAGAAGAATTCAGCTCGGCACACATCGAAATAATGGGTATATTCTGTACTCTTTTCGGCACCACCTTGCCACTGAAGTACAAACTGCAGTGGTGCAGTAATTAAAGGGCAATATTAGCCGGTGCCATGCAATGATTGGTCAATGGTTATGCGTTAATTCCATAAAACATTAATGATAAAAcgaataattagcattttaaagTCACATTTCAAGATGAACAAAGTAATGTGTTGTGTCCAAACTGTACACCATTGAGATAAACTGAAGCTGAA
This DNA window, taken from Syngnathoides biaculeatus isolate LvHL_M chromosome 17, ASM1980259v1, whole genome shotgun sequence, encodes the following:
- the ulk1b gene encoding serine/threonine-protein kinase ULK1, with the protein product METVGRFEFSRKDLIGHGAFAVVFKGRNREKHDWEVAVKCINKKNLAKSQTLLGKEIKILKELKHENIVALLDFQETASSVYLVMEYCNGGDLADYLHSKGTLSEDTIRVFLQQIAGAMRILQAKGIIHRDLKPQNILLSYPQGRKSHSNNTCIKIADFGFARYLQNNMMAATLCGSPMYMAPEVIMSQNYDAKADLWSIGTIVFQCLTGKAPFQASSPQDLRMFYEKNKNLSPNIPRETSSHLRHLLRGLLQRNHKDRMEFDEFFAHPFLEATSSSIKKTTPTVTMTCFPSSASASSCSSSSTSHLASPPQSLGDAQHLRAKALASPTQEATGFLLKDSSGGGGSSKNSSSCDTDDFVIVPAHFNPAELTSESKMLQDSLMNSGSLLISAGLCGQAKSPPHSPSYSGSPSRVRPSESSGCNYAGPGGNHGHSLPIPVPTQVHNYQRLEQQFYTTKQDGSPRLSTPVHRCSSGSPLGFARTGPSPPYGTVATTRRLSLGGARPFQYSPQGAQHAESRPTAQKHSPVATGLGTRLHSAPCLLECTTGGGRQKIRKQHSDPVVVPTAGLMTVRPLHSSPRLSDLMQRTPLPTILGSPSRAMPPFEFPKPPSSPNLVNFLTQQGLVVGSPNSRTVQMEPRDAGQPAPTSCPQPSHCIHRMNEDTRGFGRSQSAGLLSDMLLMAAFGTGGPVSDRGSTENLVCEKAIDIAGPSGAILCPAPGSCSPAQVVFTIGSPPSSSTPPQACRQRKYSGSFASVSPAGSFTSRYPQTATYGDGFEPSSSPRYNFFDPITANMGGRITFEAPELPEETLMEQEHTDTVQSLRFTLDFACCLMEVAGARGITLMGVPFDAAHPHSLQQQSLVADQISSLSREWSHAEQLVLYLKTAELLSTAIQTAMERVKQGKLYPSSTVKQVVRRLNDLYKSSVASCRSLSTRLERFFSKKHRLMDKITSITAERLLFSHTVQMVQSAALDEMFHQGEASIHRYHKALLLMEGLTMLLTEQEDILSVSKCKECIERRLTALQSGLCV